Genomic DNA from Acuticoccus sp. MNP-M23:
CGAGAAGCGGGACGGCCAGTACGAACTCACCTTCGAGGGGCTTTGGCCCGAGGTGATGCTGTGGGAAATCCCCGCGCTCGCGACCCTCATGGAGCTACGCTCCCGCGCCGTGCTCAACAGGCTCGGCCGGTTCGAACTCGAGGTCCTTTACGCCCGCGCGATGACCAAGCTGTGGGAGAAGATCGAGCGGCTGAAGGCGCTGGATGGCGTTTCCATCGCAGACTTCGGCACCCGCCGCCGCCACTCCTTCCTGTGGCAGGACTGGTGCGTGCAGGCGATGATGGAGGGGCTGGGCCCCGCCTTCATCGGCACATCCAACTGCCTGATCGCGCTGCGGCGCGAAGTGGAAGCCATCGGCACCAACGCGCACGAGCTGCCCATGGTGTACGCCGCCCTTGCCGACAGCGACGAGGCATTGGCCGAAGCCCCCTACCGCGTGCTGGCAGACTGGCACGACGAGCACGACGGCAACCTGCGTATCATCCTGCCCGACACGTTCGGCACCGACGGCTTCCTGAAGCGAGCGCCCAACTGGCTGGCGCGGTGGACCGGTGTGCGCATCGATTCGGGCGATCCCGCCACCGCCGCCCAGAAGGCCATCGACTGGTGGGTGGAGCGCGGCGAGGACCCGCGCGACAAGCGGATCATCTTTTCCGACGGTCTCGACGTTGAAACGATCGAGACCCTGCACGCGCGCTTCCACGACCGGACGCGGATCTCGTTTGGCTGGGGCACCTTCCTCACCAACGATTTTCGCGGGCTGGTGGCGGACAATGCGCTCTCCCCGTTCAGCATCGTGTGCAAGGCGGTGTCCGCCGACGGGCGCCCGACAGTGAAACTGTCGGACAACCCCAACAAGGCCACCGGGCCGGCGGACGAGATCGCCCGCTACAAACGCGTGTTCGACGTCGGCGCGCAGGAGCCTGCCGACATTCTGGTCTAGCCGGCGCGGCGGCCGGCGGTGAACGCGAAAAGCACCATGCCCGCCGCCATCGCCGCCACAAACACGGCAACCTCCACCGTGCCAAGGGACAATGCGGCGAGCGCCGGACCGGGGCAGAAGCCGGCCAGCCCCCACCCGAGACCGAACATGGCCGCGCCGCCAACCAGCCGGGCATCCACCTTGCGGGTTTCGGGCAACCCGAAATCGCCCCCGGTCAACGGACGGGCGAGCCGCCGCTGCTGAAGGATGCCGGGGATGGCTGCAGCAATGGCACCGGCCAGCACAAAGGCGAGTGTCGGGTCCCACGCGCCGCCGGTCACGTTGAGAAAAGCAAGGACGCGGGCGGGGTTCACCATGTCCGACACCGAAAGGCCGAAGCCGAACAGCGCTCCGGCAACCAGCGCCACGGCAAGACGCGCAAGAATGCTCATGCGAGAGCCCCCATCAGGCTTGCCGTGACGACCCCGACAGTGAGGAACACCGCCGTCGCAACCATCGACCGCCGCGACAGCCGCGCCAGCCCCACCACGCCGTGTCCCGACGTGCAGCCCGACCCGAGGCGCGTCCCGAACCCCACCAGCAGACCCGCCAGCACCAGCACGGGCCATGACGCCGCAATGCTGATCTGCGGCCACCCGCCGAAGGCGAGAAGGTAGAGCGCCGGACCTGCAAGAAGCCCCGCGATGAAAGCGGCGTTTTCCAGCGAGCGGGCGCTGCCGATCAGGCGGCCGAAGATGCCGCTGATCCCGGCCACCCTGCCATTGAACACCAGCAGCACCGAGGCGGATGCCCCGATGAGGAGCCCCCCGAGCAGGCCGTAGAAATAGTCTGCGGTCATGATTTTTCTCCGGGTTCGCAAAAGATCTCGTGAAGCGCAAAGACGAGCCGTGCCGCCTTCGCTTCGGCAAGGCGGTAGAACACCTGCTTGGCCTCGCGCCGCGTTTCGACAATGCCGGCTTCACGCAGGACGCCCAGTTGCTGGGACAGCGTCGGCTGGTGAATATCGAGCTGTTCCTCCAGCGCGCCCACGGAGAATTCGCCGTCCACCAGCGTGCAGACCAGAACGAGGCGGACCGGGTGGGACAATGTCTTGAGGAGAGCTGCCACAGCGTCTGCCCGCTCGGCCATATCGGTCCGGGTGAGCGCGCCGGGGCCCGTCACCAGCGCGCGCCTTCCAGCGCATCCAGCGGAATCTTGAGGTAGCGGCGCCCGTTGTCCTCAGGCTCCGGAAGGCGGCCACCGCGCGTGTTCACCTGCAACGCAGACAAGATGAGCCGCGGCATGGGGAGCGTCTTGTCGCGGTCATTGCGCAACGCGGTGTAGGCGGCCTCGTCGATGCCAGCCACGTGGGCGTTGCGCGCGCGCTGGGCTGCCACCGTGCTCTCCCACCGCGGATGCCGGCCGCGTTCCTGATAGTCGTGCCCGGTGAAGAGGCGCGTTTCAGGCGGCAGAGCCAGAATCCGGTTGATGGAATGCCACAGCGCCTGCGCGCTTCCGCCCGGAAAGTCGGCCCGCGCCGAGCCACTGTCAGGCATGAACAGCGTATCGTGAACGAAGGCGGCGTCGCCCACCAGGTACGTGACCGAGGCCAGCGTATGGCCGGGCGAGAACAGAACGCTGGCCTCCATGCTGCCGATGCGGAATGTCTCACCATCGGCAAAGAGCCGGTCCCAATCGGCACCGCCGGAGGCAAGGCCGGGCATGTTGTAGAGGTCTGACCACACAGCTTGCACATCCGTGACCCGCTCGCCGATGGCAATGGGCGCACCGGTCTTGCCCTTCAGGTAAGAGGCGGCGGAAAAATGGTCGGCGTGGGGGTGGGTGTCGAGGATCCATTCCACGCTGAGGCCTTCCTCGGCAATGTAGGCGAGAATGGCGTCGGCATTCATGGTGCCGACGGAGCCGGACTTTTCGTCGTAGTCCAGCACGGGGTCGATGATGGCGCAGCGCCGGGTCTCCGGGTCGCTGACCACATACTGGATGCTGAAGGTGCGCGGGTCGAAGAAGCCGCGGACCCGCGGCACCGCAGCCGCATGGCGGGTCAGCCAGCGCTCCGCGGCGCTGAGGTCAAAGCCGTGCCGGGCGCCGAATGCGGCGATGTCGCCCCGGTCCATCCGGCCGTCCAGAACTTCGCCGATCGTGTGCAAGATGAGCGCGCGCATGCCGCTGGCGCAGTGTGCGAGCACCTTGCCGTCGGCGGCTGCCATTGCGCTCTGGAACGCGCGCACGTCCGCCTCGGTGATCTCGTCCGGCCGGACCGGGACGAAGGCGTAGCCGAGCCCGGCATCGTCAGCCGCTTCCGCTTCGGCTGCGTTGCCGGGTTGTTCGGCGCTCTCCCCGTCGGGACGTGAATTGATGATGGCGGCAAACCCGGCCGCCTTGAGACCGGCAATCTCCGCGATGGCAGGCTGCGCTGCCACGGCAAGACGGTCGTTGATGGGGATAGTGCGCATCGCGGCTCTCCTGACTGACGATATACAATATATGATAATGTATATCGTTAGCCAGCCCTGAAAGCCGGTGCCGCTACTTTTTTACGAAGGCCTGCTCGAAATCGGCCTTATCGAACTGCGGGGGTGTGCTGTCGGTGACCGCGTAGTGGTAAAGCGCAGTGCGCACCGTCACCGACAACGTGCTGGACACCAGCAATACCAGGGCAAACAGCGCGCCGATGACAACGCCAACCCCAATCAGCGCCGCCGCCGGCAAGGTTACAGCAGCCACCGCAAACGCCAGGATGAGGATCAGCACCGGCACCACCATGATGATGCCGACGCCGATGTTGGCGGCCAGCGATTCGCCCCATGTCTTGCGCAAGATGGCGGCCGAACGGCTCACGGTCTCGAGCGGTCCGGTTCCCTGCGCCGCCAGCACGGGAACGGCAAAGTAGGTGGCGACCGACCAGGCAAGCCCCGCAAGGCCGCCAACGATGCCGCCCAGCGCCC
This window encodes:
- the pncB gene encoding nicotinate phosphoribosyltransferase, encoding MTDIATRVYNHKWKIDPIVRSLIDTDFYKLLMCQSVYRNKPDTRVTFSLINRSKDVRLAELIDEGELREQLDHIRTLSLSRGESTWLRGNTFYGKRQMFRADFMEWFENLRLPPYNLEKRDGQYELTFEGLWPEVMLWEIPALATLMELRSRAVLNRLGRFELEVLYARAMTKLWEKIERLKALDGVSIADFGTRRRHSFLWQDWCVQAMMEGLGPAFIGTSNCLIALRREVEAIGTNAHELPMVYAALADSDEALAEAPYRVLADWHDEHDGNLRIILPDTFGTDGFLKRAPNWLARWTGVRIDSGDPATAAQKAIDWWVERGEDPRDKRIIFSDGLDVETIETLHARFHDRTRISFGWGTFLTNDFRGLVADNALSPFSIVCKAVSADGRPTVKLSDNPNKATGPADEIARYKRVFDVGAQEPADILV
- a CDS encoding DUF6691 family protein, with the protein product MSILARLAVALVAGALFGFGLSVSDMVNPARVLAFLNVTGGAWDPTLAFVLAGAIAAAIPGILQQRRLARPLTGGDFGLPETRKVDARLVGGAAMFGLGWGLAGFCPGPALAALSLGTVEVAVFVAAMAAGMVLFAFTAGRRAG
- a CDS encoding YeeE/YedE family protein is translated as MTADYFYGLLGGLLIGASASVLLVFNGRVAGISGIFGRLIGSARSLENAAFIAGLLAGPALYLLAFGGWPQISIAASWPVLVLAGLLVGFGTRLGSGCTSGHGVVGLARLSRRSMVATAVFLTVGVVTASLMGALA
- the bigR gene encoding sulfite-sensing transcriptional repressor BigR, coding for MAERADAVAALLKTLSHPVRLVLVCTLVDGEFSVGALEEQLDIHQPTLSQQLGVLREAGIVETRREAKQVFYRLAEAKAARLVFALHEIFCEPGEKS
- the blh gene encoding bifunctional sulfur transferase/dioxygenase Blh, encoding MRTIPINDRLAVAAQPAIAEIAGLKAAGFAAIINSRPDGESAEQPGNAAEAEAADDAGLGYAFVPVRPDEITEADVRAFQSAMAAADGKVLAHCASGMRALILHTIGEVLDGRMDRGDIAAFGARHGFDLSAAERWLTRHAAAVPRVRGFFDPRTFSIQYVVSDPETRRCAIIDPVLDYDEKSGSVGTMNADAILAYIAEEGLSVEWILDTHPHADHFSAASYLKGKTGAPIAIGERVTDVQAVWSDLYNMPGLASGGADWDRLFADGETFRIGSMEASVLFSPGHTLASVTYLVGDAAFVHDTLFMPDSGSARADFPGGSAQALWHSINRILALPPETRLFTGHDYQERGRHPRWESTVAAQRARNAHVAGIDEAAYTALRNDRDKTLPMPRLILSALQVNTRGGRLPEPEDNGRRYLKIPLDALEGARW